GTTCCCGAGCTCGGCTCCTCCAGATCGGCGACGATCCGCAGCAGCGTGGACTTGCCGCAGCCCGAAGGCCCGATCAGCGAGACGAACTCACCGGCCGCGACGGTCAGGTCGATGTCCTGCAACGCGGTCACCGCGCCCGCATCGAAGATCTTGCCCACCGCCCGCAATTCGACGGCGGGCACGATCTCGGCGGTGGGATGCGGCAGCGACGCGGATGCCTCCACGGTCACGGGGTACCTCCGAACGAACAGCCGAGATCGGCACGGCGCGCGGCCGATTCGGCGGATGGAACGATGTGGACGGGCGCGGGCCCCGGTTCGACTCTGGTCAACGCCGCGCTCCCGAGGTGTGGCCGGGGCGGGCGTAGCGGCGCAGCACCGCTTCCAGCGCGGACACCAGCGCGGTGAGGACCACGCCCAGCAGCGCGGCGGCGATCACCGCGGCGTAGAGGCGGGCGGCATTGCCCGTGGACTGTTGCGAGAACACGATGATCTGACGCCCGATGCCGCCCGCGGTGCCGGTCGAGATCTCCGCGACCACACTGCCGATCACCGCGGCCGCCGCGCCCAGCCGCAGCGCGGGCAGGATGTGCGGGACCGCCGCCGGGAATCGCAAATGGGTGAGCGTCGCCCACCAGCCGGCAGCGCAGCTGTGCAGCAGTTCCACCGAAGCCGTTGCGGGCGACTGCAATCCGCGCAGGGTGCCGATGGCGACGGGGAAGAACACCAGGTAGGACGCGATCACCACGATGCTCATCCACGGCTGCCACGGCTGCCCGGCGATATGAATCTTCCCGCCCCAGCCCGCGACCAGCGGAGCCAAGGCGATCAGCGGAATCGTCTGCGAGACGATCACATACGGCAGCAGTCCGCGCTCGACGAACGAGAACCGCTGCATGAGCACCGCCAGCGCGATACCCACCACGGCGCCCACCGCCAGCGCCAGCAGGGACAGTTCGAGGGTGAAACTCGCGGTGCGCAGCAGGGTCGCGCCGACGGTCGTCTTGCCGTCGCGCTCCCCCAGCACGGTCAGCACCGCCCACGAATGCGGCAGCGCCCCATCGGTCGTGCGCGGCAGCACCCGCTGGCCGCCCACGCTGACCCCGTTGGCCGGAACCACCGCCTTGATCAACTCCCACAACCCGATCACCAGCGCGAAGGCCGCGAGGGGATACAGCAGCCGCCAGCCGGGCCCGCCGCGCCAGGCGAACCGGCCGGCCGTCGCGCCTTGGGTCTCGACCGCTTCGGCCGCGCGAACCACCGTCGACGTGGCCGTCACGAGTTCGTCACCGTCGCCTCGATCGGGTGCGGCAGGCGCGGCAGCACGGATTCGCCGTAGGCCTCGAGGGTCGCGGTCTTGGCGTCGTGTTGCAGGTACACCGCGAACTGGTCGACGCCGAGGGCCTCGAGTTCGCGCAGCCGGGTCAGGTGCTCGTCGGGGGTGCCGAGAATGCAGAAGCGGTCCACGATCTCGTCGGGCACGAACTCGGCGTGGGTGTTTCCGGCGCGGCCGTGCTCGTTGTAGTCGTAGCCCTGTCGGCCGGCGATGTAGTCGGTGAGGGCCTGCGGGACGCCGGAGTCGGCGCCGTAGCGGGCCACGATGTCGGCGACGTGGTTGCCGACCATGCCGCCGAACCACCGGCATTGCTCCCGTGCGTGTTTCAGCGCGGCGGCGGTGCCGTCGGTGATGTAGGCGGGTGCGGCGACGCAGATGGTGACCGCGTCGGGGTCGCGGCCCGCGCGTTCGGCGGCGGCGCGCACGCGGGCGATGGTCCAGGCGGTGATGTCCGGGTCGGCGAGTTGCAGGATGAACCCGTCGGCCACCTCGCCGGTGAGATCGAGCGCGCGCGGCCCGTACCCGGCCACCCACACCGGTAGCCGCGAGGCCGCCGCCCACGGGAATCGGACGGTGGTGTCCCCGATCCGCGCGCTGCGTCCGTTGCCCAATTCCTTGATGACGCCGATGGATTCGCGCAGGGTCGCCAGGTTGGCGGGCCTGCCGCCCAGGGTGCGGACCGCCGAATCACCGCGTCCGATCCCGCAGACGGTGCGATTGCCGAACATGTCGTTGAGGGTCGCGAAAGTGGACGCGGTCACCGTCCAATCCCGGGTGGACGGATTGGTCACCATGGGCCCGACCACGACCTTGCGGGTCGCGGCGAGGATCTGGCTGTAGATGACGTACGGCTCCTGCCACAGCAGGTGCGAATCGAAGGTCCACACGTGCGAGAACCCGTGCGTCTCCGCGATTCTCGCCAACTCCACCACCCGCGAGGCGGGCGGCGTGCACTGCAACACCACACCGATATCCATGCGGCGCTTCTCCCCTCGTAGTCGGTCAGATGAGGTTCTGCGACAGGCCGCGTTTGACGAACCGGCCGTGGCCGGCACTGCCCAGGTAGGCGCCGTCGTCGACGAGGACCCGGCCGCGCGAGAGCACGGTGTCGACATGTCCGTCGATCTCGAAGCCCTCGTAGGCGCTGTAGTCCATATTCATGTGGTGGGTCTTGCCCAGCCCGATGCTGGTGTGCCCGTTCGGGTCGTAGATCACCACGTCGGCGTCCGCGCCCGGCGAGATGACGCCCTTGCGCGGATACAGCCCGAAGGTGCGGGCGGGCGCGGTGCAGCACACCTCCACCCACTTCTCCAGTGAGATCCGGCCGTCCTTGACGCCCTGGAACATCAGATCCATCCGGTGTTCGACACCGCCGATGCCATTGGGGATCTTGCTGAAATCCCCTATGCCCATGTCCTTCTGGTCCTTCATGCAGAACGGGCAGTGGTCGGTGGCCACGGTGGTGACGTCGCCGGTGCGGATGAACCGCCACAGCTCGTCCTGATGGCCCTCGGCGCGAGCGCGCAGCGGCGTCGAGCACACCCATTTCGCGCCCTCGAAACCCGGTGCGCCCAGGTTCTCCTCCAGCGACAGGTACAGGTACTGCGGGCAGGTCTCGCCGAAGACGTTCTGCCCCTTGCCCCGTGCCTCGGCGATCTGTTGCAGGGCCTGCTTGGCCGAGACGTGCACGACGTACAGCGGCGCACCGGTCACCTGCGCCAGCATGATCGCGCGGTGGGTGGCCTCCTCCTCCATCTGCCAGGGGCGCGTGACGCCGTGGTAGTAGGGTGCGGTCTCACCGCGCGACACCGCCTGCTCGACCAGCACATCGATGGCGATTCCGTTCTCGGCGTGCATCATCAGCAGCGCACCGAGATCGCCGGCGGTTTGCATGGCGCGCAGGATCTGGCCGTCGTCGGAGTAGAACACGCCCGGATACGCCATGAACAGTTTGAAACTGGAGACGCCCTCGGACACCAATTCGCTCATCCCCTTGAGGGATTCGGCGTCCACCGAGCCCACGATCTGGTGGAATCCGTAGTCGATCGCGCATTTGCCGGAGGCTTTGTCGTGCCACAGCGCCAGGCTGTCCTGCACTCGCTCCCCCGGTTTCTGGATCGCGAAATCGATGATCGTGGTGGTGCCGCCGAACGCCGCTGCGCGCGTGCCGGTTTCGAAGGTGTCGGAGGCTTCGGTGCCGCCGAAGGGCATCTGCATGTGGGTGTGGCCGTCGACGCCGCCGGGGATGACGTATTTGCCGGTGGCGTCGATGACCGTGTCCGCGGTGGCGGCCAGGTCGCTGCCCAGCGCGGTCGATCCCG
This sequence is a window from Nocardia yunnanensis. Protein-coding genes within it:
- a CDS encoding TIGR03842 family LLM class F420-dependent oxidoreductase, yielding MDIGVVLQCTPPASRVVELARIAETHGFSHVWTFDSHLLWQEPYVIYSQILAATRKVVVGPMVTNPSTRDWTVTASTFATLNDMFGNRTVCGIGRGDSAVRTLGGRPANLATLRESIGVIKELGNGRSARIGDTTVRFPWAAASRLPVWVAGYGPRALDLTGEVADGFILQLADPDITAWTIARVRAAAERAGRDPDAVTICVAAPAYITDGTAAALKHAREQCRWFGGMVGNHVADIVARYGADSGVPQALTDYIAGRQGYDYNEHGRAGNTHAEFVPDEIVDRFCILGTPDEHLTRLRELEALGVDQFAVYLQHDAKTATLEAYGESVLPRLPHPIEATVTNS
- the hydA gene encoding dihydropyrimidinase codes for the protein MSTTFIHGGIVVSATGSQPLDVLIDGETIAAVLQPGSTALGSDLAATADTVIDATGKYVIPGGVDGHTHMQMPFGGTEASDTFETGTRAAAFGGTTTIIDFAIQKPGERVQDSLALWHDKASGKCAIDYGFHQIVGSVDAESLKGMSELVSEGVSSFKLFMAYPGVFYSDDGQILRAMQTAGDLGALLMMHAENGIAIDVLVEQAVSRGETAPYYHGVTRPWQMEEEATHRAIMLAQVTGAPLYVVHVSAKQALQQIAEARGKGQNVFGETCPQYLYLSLEENLGAPGFEGAKWVCSTPLRARAEGHQDELWRFIRTGDVTTVATDHCPFCMKDQKDMGIGDFSKIPNGIGGVEHRMDLMFQGVKDGRISLEKWVEVCCTAPARTFGLYPRKGVISPGADADVVIYDPNGHTSIGLGKTHHMNMDYSAYEGFEIDGHVDTVLSRGRVLVDDGAYLGSAGHGRFVKRGLSQNLI
- a CDS encoding ABC transporter permease → MTATSTVVRAAEAVETQGATAGRFAWRGGPGWRLLYPLAAFALVIGLWELIKAVVPANGVSVGGQRVLPRTTDGALPHSWAVLTVLGERDGKTTVGATLLRTASFTLELSLLALAVGAVVGIALAVLMQRFSFVERGLLPYVIVSQTIPLIALAPLVAGWGGKIHIAGQPWQPWMSIVVIASYLVFFPVAIGTLRGLQSPATASVELLHSCAAGWWATLTHLRFPAAVPHILPALRLGAAAAVIGSVVAEISTGTAGGIGRQIIVFSQQSTGNAARLYAAVIAAALLGVVLTALVSALEAVLRRYARPGHTSGARR